One Lytechinus variegatus isolate NC3 chromosome 11, Lvar_3.0, whole genome shotgun sequence DNA segment encodes these proteins:
- the LOC121424329 gene encoding beta-1,3-glucan-binding protein-like, with protein sequence MAALQVVALLPLFLVSTNAYSGCSMYPCDSSCDLSSPPCNGLIFQEEFNSLNLDIWEHEITAGGGGNWEFQYYTNNRSNSYVKDGKLFIKPTLTEDLLGPGSVTSARLDLWGASPANLCTGHAWWGCDRTGTADNILNPIQSARLRTVDSFSFKYGRLEVEAKLPTGDWLWPAIWLLPTRNAYGNWPASGEIDLVESRGNANMRYGDVSAGVDQMGSTMHWGPFWPLNGYPKTHATKNLPDGQTFGSGFHKYALNWTMDSMKFYVDDEEILSVDPGSGFWEFGEFADQAPGIDNPWGHSTNKITPFDQEFYLILNVAVGGVNYFGDTATYDPPKPWTNDSPTAARDFWNARNDWLPTWNGEEAAMQVNYVRVYAQDGQTTYHLRDR encoded by the exons GATGTAGCATGTACCCATGTGACTCGTCATGTGACCTGTCGTCTCCACCCTGCAATGGTCTCATCTTCCAAGAagaatttaattctttaaatctAGACATCTGGGAACATGAAATTACAGCTGGAGGCGGAGGG AACTGGGAATTCCAATATTATACCAACAATCGCTCAAACAGCTACGTCAAGGATGGAAAGCTCTTCATAAAACCG ACATTAACCGAGGATCTTTTGGGACCTGGTTCGGTGACAAGTGCAAGATTAGATCTGTGGG GTGCCTCGCCTGCTAACCTTTGTACTGGACATGCATGGTGGGGATGTGACCGAACTGGAACTGCTGATAACATTCTGAATCCAATACAATCTGCTCGCCTGCGAACTGTCGATTCGTTCTCCTTTAAGTACGGACGACTGGAGGTGGAGGCTAAGCTACCTACTGGTGATTGGCTGTGGCCTG CTATTTGGTTATTACCTACTCGCAATGCATATGGAAATTGGCCTGCTTCGGGAGAAATAGATCTGGTTGAAAGCAGAG GTAATGCAAATATGAGATACGGTGACGTATCAGCTGGGGTAGATCAGATGGGATCGACTATGCATTGGGGACCATTCTGGCCTCTCAACGGATACCCTAAAACACATGCAACAAA AAATCTCCCTGATGGTCAAACCTTTGGAAGTGGGTTTCACAAGTACGCACTGAACTGGACTATGGATTCAATGAA GTTTTACGTTGATGACGAGGAAATACTGTCTGTAGACCCTGGCAGTGGCTTCTGGGAGTTTGGTGAATTCGCGGATCAAGCACCGGGTATTGACAACCCATGGGGACACTCTACCAACAAAATCACTCCATTTGACCAGGAG TTTTACTTGATCCTGAACGTAGCCGTTGGAGGAGTAAACTATTTCGGTGACACAGCAACTTACGACCCCCCTAAACCCTGGACAAACGATTCTCCCACTGCTGCCCGTGATTTCTGGAATGCTAGGAATGACTGGCTACCGACTTGGAACGGAGAGGAAGCTGCCATGCAGGTTAACTATGTCCGTGTGTACGCCCAGGACGGCCAGACGACCTACCACTTGCGCGACCGATAG